From Caldanaerobius fijiensis DSM 17918, a single genomic window includes:
- a CDS encoding sn-glycerol-1-phosphate dehydrogenase translates to MRIGKGGSLIPDERALGEILIEMDRNTEFLIAVGSGTLNDLTRFVSFKIGKPYGIVATAPSMDGYASSVSPLIVKGFKRTYEAIYPHFIIGDTDILSQAPYDMITAGFGDILGKYTSLADWYISSIVAEEVYSEEIADLVRESIEKCVNVAKDIAKREKSAIKELMEALVISGIAMLKSGNSRPASGAEHHLSHYVEMKEISSGKECHFHGTKVGIMSIITSSIYHYVFSFSREDIKEFISRRNTQSRDEYESSIKKAYGPMAEEVLMDLNYFYLDETKRKQRQDKIIENWNTLKNVCKKMYLLQRI, encoded by the coding sequence ATGCGTATTGGAAAGGGAGGCTCGCTTATACCTGACGAGAGAGCCCTCGGTGAAATCCTTATAGAAATGGATAGGAATACAGAATTTCTGATAGCAGTGGGTTCAGGGACATTAAATGATCTTACACGATTTGTAAGCTTTAAAATAGGTAAGCCTTATGGTATTGTGGCTACAGCACCATCGATGGACGGTTATGCTTCATCAGTTTCGCCTTTGATAGTAAAGGGATTTAAACGGACTTATGAAGCGATATATCCCCACTTTATAATCGGTGATACCGATATCCTATCCCAAGCTCCTTACGATATGATCACAGCAGGTTTTGGTGATATCCTGGGCAAGTACACATCTCTGGCAGATTGGTATATAAGCAGCATTGTTGCAGAAGAAGTTTATTCAGAAGAAATAGCTGATCTAGTAAGGGAATCTATAGAGAAATGCGTAAATGTCGCAAAAGACATTGCAAAGAGGGAGAAAAGCGCGATAAAAGAGCTAATGGAAGCATTGGTCATATCAGGCATTGCAATGCTCAAATCGGGAAATTCACGGCCTGCTTCTGGTGCTGAACATCATCTGTCCCATTATGTTGAGATGAAGGAAATATCTTCAGGTAAAGAGTGTCATTTTCACGGCACAAAAGTTGGCATAATGAGTATAATAACTTCAAGTATTTATCATTACGTGTTTTCATTTTCACGGGAAGATATAAAAGAATTTATATCAAGGAGAAATACTCAAAGCCGTGATGAATACGAAAGTAGCATAAAAAAAGCATATGGTCCTATGGCAGAAGAGGTTTTGATGGATTTAAACTATTTTTATCTTGATGAAACAAAAAGAAAACAGAGGCAGGATAAAATAATTGAAAATTGGAATACCTTAAAAAATGTGTGCAAGAAAATGTACCTACTCCAGCGTATATAA
- a CDS encoding L-fucose isomerase: MANVKDIKVVPLHNRLIGSLPKIGIRPVIDGRRNGVRESLEEQTMGMAKAVAEFLSSNLKHPNGMPVECVIADTTIGGFAEAAKAAETFAREGVGVTITVTPCWCYGSETIDMDPHMPKAIWGFNGTERPGAVYLAAALAAHNQKGLPAFGIYGKDVQDATDRTIPDDVKEKLLRFAKAGLAVATMRNKSYLSIGNVSMGIAGSIVDPDFFEDYLGMRVEYVDMSELVRRMEEGIYDKEEFEKAMKWVKENCTEGEDRNPDYLKASRERKDKEWGTVVKMTLIIRDLMVGNRRLADLGFVEESEGHNAIAAGFQGQRQWTDHFPNGDFSETILNSSFDWNGIREPFILATENDALNAVAMLFGHLLSNRAQVFADVRTYWSPEAVKRVTGKELTGMAANGVIHLINSGSAALDGTGQQRDANGNPVMKPFWDITPEDVERCLDATTWMPASRGYFRGGGFSSQFVTRGGMPVTMSRLNIIKGLGPVLQIAEGYTVELPEDVHHILDNRTDPTWPTTWFVPRLTGKGPFKDVYSVMNGWGANHGSLSYGHIGTDLITLASMLRIPVAMHNVPEEKIFRPSVWGAFGTMDLEGADYRACQNFGPLYSKSRR, translated from the coding sequence ATGGCTAATGTTAAAGACATTAAAGTTGTACCTCTACACAACAGATTAATAGGATCACTTCCCAAAATAGGTATTCGTCCTGTCATCGATGGACGTCGTAACGGCGTAAGGGAATCTCTCGAAGAGCAGACGATGGGTATGGCAAAGGCTGTTGCGGAATTTCTATCATCTAATCTCAAACATCCTAATGGAATGCCAGTTGAATGCGTAATCGCTGATACCACCATAGGCGGTTTTGCGGAAGCCGCTAAAGCAGCTGAAACATTCGCGAGAGAAGGAGTAGGCGTCACGATAACGGTCACTCCGTGCTGGTGTTACGGCTCCGAGACTATTGATATGGATCCCCATATGCCCAAGGCCATATGGGGTTTCAATGGGACTGAGAGACCGGGTGCAGTGTACCTGGCAGCTGCTCTGGCAGCTCACAACCAGAAGGGGCTGCCGGCTTTTGGCATATACGGAAAAGACGTACAGGATGCCACTGACAGGACGATTCCCGACGACGTAAAGGAAAAGCTCCTTAGGTTTGCAAAAGCAGGTCTTGCGGTGGCGACCATGAGGAATAAGTCCTATCTGTCAATAGGGAATGTCTCAATGGGGATTGCGGGATCTATCGTTGATCCCGATTTCTTCGAGGATTATTTGGGGATGAGGGTTGAGTATGTAGATATGTCCGAGCTCGTAAGGAGGATGGAAGAGGGAATTTACGACAAAGAAGAGTTCGAAAAAGCAATGAAATGGGTAAAAGAGAACTGTACTGAAGGAGAAGATCGCAATCCCGATTACCTTAAGGCATCCAGGGAGAGAAAAGATAAAGAGTGGGGAACAGTAGTTAAGATGACGCTCATTATAAGGGATTTGATGGTGGGCAACAGAAGGCTTGCAGATCTAGGATTTGTGGAAGAGTCGGAAGGGCACAATGCCATTGCAGCAGGTTTTCAGGGCCAGAGGCAATGGACAGATCATTTCCCCAATGGGGATTTCTCCGAGACTATACTTAACTCATCCTTTGATTGGAACGGCATCAGAGAACCGTTTATTCTTGCGACAGAAAACGATGCTTTAAATGCTGTGGCAATGCTTTTTGGACATCTTCTGTCAAATAGAGCTCAGGTATTTGCAGATGTCAGGACTTATTGGAGTCCTGAAGCTGTAAAACGAGTGACTGGTAAAGAGCTTACGGGAATGGCTGCCAACGGGGTTATCCATCTGATTAATTCAGGTTCAGCAGCATTGGACGGAACAGGCCAGCAGAGAGATGCCAATGGTAATCCTGTTATGAAGCCATTCTGGGATATTACCCCTGAAGATGTAGAAAGGTGCCTTGATGCAACTACGTGGATGCCAGCCAGTAGAGGGTATTTCAGAGGAGGAGGATTTTCGTCCCAGTTTGTGACAAGAGGTGGGATGCCTGTTACCATGTCCAGGCTTAATATTATAAAGGGTCTTGGACCTGTTTTACAGATCGCTGAAGGTTATACAGTAGAGTTGCCAGAAGATGTGCACCACATACTGGACAACAGGACGGATCCTACATGGCCGACGACGTGGTTTGTGCCACGGCTTACAGGCAAGGGACCATTCAAAGATGTTTACTCAGTGATGAACGGTTGGGGTGCAAACCATGGCTCATTGAGTTATGGTCACATTGGTACGGACTTAATTACACTGGCGTCCATGTTGCGAATACCTGTTGCTATGCATAATGTACCTGAAGAGAAAATATTCAGGCCTAGTGTGTGGGGTGCATTTGGCACGATGGACCTTGAGGGTGCCGATTACAGGGCGTGCCAGAACTTCGGTCCGTTGTATAGCAAAAGCAGAAGATAA
- a CDS encoding transketolase gives MDSEKLAQIATEVRRSIIKSITAAKSGHPGGSLSATDILVTLYFDIMRIDPKNPRWEDRDRFVLSKGHAAPALYAVLAERGYFPKEELMKLRQTGSMLQGHPDMKGAPGVDMTTGSLGQGLSAANGMALAAKLDKKDYRVYVMLGDGEIQEGMVWEAAMTSAHYKLDNLTAFLDYNKLQIDGSNDEVKTIEPVADKWKAFGWNVLEINGHDYEEIKRAVEKARKVKGKPTMIIAHTIKGKGVAFMENQVGWHGNAPNEEQKEEALKELGDRDE, from the coding sequence ATGGACAGCGAAAAACTAGCCCAAATTGCCACAGAGGTAAGAAGGAGCATAATAAAGTCCATAACAGCGGCAAAATCAGGCCACCCGGGAGGCTCACTATCAGCTACAGACATACTGGTCACGCTGTACTTCGACATCATGAGAATCGATCCCAAAAACCCCAGATGGGAAGATAGGGATAGATTTGTATTATCCAAAGGCCATGCAGCGCCGGCATTGTATGCCGTACTGGCAGAAAGGGGCTATTTTCCCAAAGAAGAGCTGATGAAACTCAGGCAGACAGGCTCCATGTTACAGGGTCATCCCGACATGAAAGGCGCCCCCGGAGTAGACATGACCACAGGCTCATTGGGGCAAGGATTATCTGCAGCCAACGGAATGGCACTGGCGGCCAAGCTGGACAAAAAAGACTACAGGGTATACGTGATGCTAGGAGACGGAGAGATACAAGAAGGCATGGTATGGGAAGCAGCCATGACATCAGCCCATTACAAGCTGGACAACCTAACCGCCTTTTTAGACTACAACAAATTACAGATAGACGGCAGCAACGACGAGGTAAAGACCATAGAGCCGGTAGCAGACAAATGGAAAGCCTTCGGATGGAACGTATTAGAGATAAACGGACACGACTACGAAGAGATAAAAAGAGCGGTAGAGAAAGCGAGGAAGGTAAAGGGCAAACCCACGATGATAATAGCCCACACCATAAAAGGCAAAGGAGTAGCATTCATGGAGAACCAGGTAGGATGGCATGGCAATGCGCCCAACGAAGAACAAAAAGAAGAAGCGCTGAAAGAATTGGGGGATAGAGATGAATAA
- a CDS encoding alpha-L-fucosidase — MSTNREKRTKWFMEARFGMFIHWGLYAIPARGEWVRSHEKMSIEEYQPFFEEFNPVNYEPHKWAKAAKEAGMQYAVMTTKHHDGFCLFDSKLTDYKATNTPAGRDLIKEYVEAFRKEGLRVGFYYSLLDWHHDDYPAYGDRHHPMRDNEAYRYKKHDFSKYVDYLHGQVRELLTNYGKIDIIWFDFSYDDKVGETWRATELVKMVRSLQPDIIIDNRLGGNIKSVNPEIYAGDFASPEQIIPPEGILDEAGNPIPWEACITMNNHWGYCADDKDFKTPKQLIRALVECVSKGGNLLLNVGPDAKGEIPEESLQILSEIGKWMRKNGDSIYGCGRAELPKPEWGRYTKKGNKLYVHIFDRGIGPISLKGLKGKIKKARLLSDGSEVNVNEPWNATEYKDYAFINFAGSRLPDDIDTVVELELKN; from the coding sequence ATGAGTACAAATAGAGAGAAACGCACTAAATGGTTTATGGAAGCTCGTTTTGGTATGTTTATACATTGGGGTTTATATGCCATCCCAGCTAGAGGAGAATGGGTACGTAGTCATGAAAAAATGTCAATAGAAGAATACCAGCCGTTTTTTGAAGAATTTAACCCTGTAAACTACGAGCCACACAAATGGGCAAAAGCAGCTAAAGAAGCTGGTATGCAATACGCTGTAATGACCACCAAGCATCATGATGGCTTTTGTTTGTTTGATAGCAAGTTAACGGATTACAAGGCTACAAATACGCCGGCTGGTAGGGATCTGATAAAAGAATATGTGGAGGCATTTCGCAAAGAAGGTTTGCGTGTAGGTTTTTACTATTCCCTGTTAGATTGGCATCACGATGATTATCCTGCCTATGGTGACAGACATCATCCTATGAGAGATAACGAAGCATATAGGTATAAAAAACATGATTTCTCAAAATATGTAGATTATTTACATGGTCAGGTTAGAGAGCTATTAACCAATTACGGTAAAATAGATATTATATGGTTCGATTTTTCTTATGATGACAAGGTAGGAGAAACCTGGAGGGCCACTGAACTGGTCAAAATGGTGCGTTCACTTCAACCTGACATTATTATAGATAATCGCCTGGGTGGGAATATTAAATCAGTTAATCCCGAAATATACGCAGGAGATTTTGCTTCACCAGAGCAGATAATTCCACCTGAAGGAATTTTAGATGAAGCAGGTAATCCTATTCCCTGGGAAGCATGTATTACTATGAACAATCATTGGGGCTACTGCGCTGACGATAAAGATTTTAAAACGCCCAAGCAGCTCATCAGAGCCCTGGTAGAGTGCGTTAGCAAAGGGGGTAATTTGCTTTTAAATGTGGGTCCTGATGCAAAAGGAGAAATACCTGAGGAATCGTTACAGATCCTCTCAGAAATAGGCAAATGGATGAGAAAAAACGGTGACAGTATATATGGTTGTGGGCGAGCCGAGCTGCCAAAGCCCGAATGGGGTAGGTACACGAAAAAAGGAAATAAGCTGTATGTCCACATTTTTGACAGAGGTATAGGTCCTATCAGCTTGAAAGGCCTCAAAGGCAAGATAAAAAAGGCTCGCTTATTATCTGACGGTTCAGAGGTAAATGTAAATGAACCGTGGAATGCTACGGAATATAAAGATTACGCTTTTATAAATTTTGCTGGCTCAAGGCTTCCTGATGATATCGATACAGTGGTGGAACTGGAGTTGAAAAATTAA
- a CDS encoding carbohydrate ABC transporter permease has translation MIRTVDMTKMINHRKKLILLWKTVNYFFLTLVGIIFMIPFLWMIATSLKPSKDLFSIPPKWFGSYLAWSNYKIAWDYLPFGRFYINSIFVAVTTTILVLVTSSLAAYAFARIQFPARDTLFAIYLGTLMIPFQVTMIPMYILMKYLGWLNTYYALIVPGAFTAFGTFLLRQFFLTIPMELEEAAFIEGCSRLRSFFYIIIPLARPAIASLAAFTFIGNWNSFLWPLVVTDNDYMKTLPVGVAMFIEQYGVRWELLMAAATIAIVPPLILFTFVQKYFAEGITVTGMGGR, from the coding sequence ATGATTAGAACTGTCGATATGACTAAGATGATAAATCACAGAAAAAAGCTTATATTACTTTGGAAAACTGTAAATTACTTTTTTTTGACACTTGTTGGAATAATATTTATGATTCCTTTTTTATGGATGATTGCAACATCACTTAAACCTTCAAAAGACCTCTTTTCCATACCACCAAAATGGTTTGGAAGTTATCTGGCCTGGAGTAATTACAAAATAGCATGGGATTATTTGCCGTTTGGAAGATTTTATATAAATTCTATTTTTGTAGCTGTTACCACGACAATCCTGGTATTAGTAACTTCTTCTTTAGCAGCGTACGCATTTGCAAGAATTCAGTTTCCTGCTCGTGATACATTGTTTGCTATTTATTTAGGTACATTGATGATCCCATTTCAAGTTACAATGATACCTATGTATATACTTATGAAATACCTGGGTTGGTTAAATACTTATTATGCACTTATAGTACCAGGAGCTTTTACTGCATTCGGGACTTTTCTGTTACGACAATTCTTTCTTACGATACCTATGGAGTTAGAAGAAGCTGCCTTCATAGAAGGATGTTCTAGATTGCGATCTTTCTTTTATATTATTATTCCATTAGCTCGCCCAGCAATTGCTAGTTTGGCTGCATTTACTTTTATAGGTAATTGGAATAGCTTTTTATGGCCGTTGGTGGTTACTGATAATGATTATATGAAAACATTGCCTGTAGGTGTTGCTATGTTTATTGAGCAATATGGTGTACGCTGGGAGTTATTGATGGCTGCAGCGACGATTGCTATTGTACCTCCATTGATATTGTTTACATTTGTTCAAAAATATTTTGCAGAAGGTATTACTGTTACTGGTATGGGAGGAAGGTAA
- a CDS encoding transketolase family protein: MNKIATRESYGKALAEIGEHNIDIVVLDADLSKSTKTADFAKKFPERFFNVGISEQDLMGTAAGLATCGKIPFASSFAIFATGRAFEQIRNSIAYPKLNVKIAATHAGITVGEDGATHQSVEDIAIMRAIPGMVVINPADDVEARAAVKAAAEYKGPVYIRLGRLSVPVIYEEDNYRFEIGKGIVLKEGKDVTIIATGIMVAAALEAYEILKGKGIEAKVIDIHTIKPIDEELIIKAARETGAIVTAEEHSIIGGLGSAICEVVSERVPVSVRRVGIKDQFGQSGKPDELLKLYHLTPDDIVEEALKAIELKKRR, from the coding sequence ATGAATAAGATAGCGACGAGAGAATCCTACGGAAAAGCACTAGCAGAGATAGGAGAGCACAACATAGACATAGTAGTACTTGATGCCGACCTATCAAAATCTACCAAGACAGCAGACTTTGCGAAAAAATTTCCCGAGAGGTTTTTCAACGTAGGCATATCGGAACAGGACCTCATGGGGACAGCGGCAGGGCTAGCCACATGCGGCAAGATACCCTTTGCTAGTTCCTTTGCCATATTCGCCACAGGAAGGGCGTTTGAGCAGATAAGGAACTCCATAGCCTATCCGAAGTTAAACGTAAAGATAGCAGCAACCCATGCAGGGATAACAGTAGGAGAAGACGGAGCCACTCACCAATCGGTAGAAGACATAGCGATAATGAGAGCAATACCGGGGATGGTAGTGATAAATCCAGCGGATGACGTAGAGGCCAGGGCAGCGGTAAAAGCAGCGGCAGAGTACAAAGGGCCCGTATATATAAGGCTAGGTAGGCTGAGCGTACCCGTAATATATGAAGAAGACAACTACAGATTTGAGATAGGGAAAGGGATAGTGCTAAAAGAAGGGAAAGATGTAACGATAATAGCCACAGGGATAATGGTAGCGGCAGCATTAGAAGCATATGAGATATTAAAAGGCAAAGGGATAGAAGCAAAGGTGATAGACATACACACCATAAAGCCAATAGACGAAGAGCTGATAATCAAAGCGGCACGGGAGACAGGGGCCATAGTGACAGCAGAAGAGCACAGCATAATAGGAGGATTAGGGTCAGCGATATGCGAGGTAGTAAGCGAGAGGGTGCCGGTATCCGTAAGGCGTGTAGGTATAAAGGACCAGTTTGGGCAATCAGGTAAGCCCGATGAATTGCTGAAATTGTATCATCTGACGCCGGATGATATTGTAGAAGAAGCCTTAAAGGCCATAGAGCTTAAAAAGCGCAGATGA
- the fsa gene encoding fructose-6-phosphate aldolase, whose amino-acid sequence MKFFIDTANIEEIKEANELGVISGVTTNPSLVAKEGRDFIEVIKEIAEIVDGPISAEVISEDHEGMVQEARKLAGIHKNIVIKIPMTAEGLKAVKILSKEGIKTNVTLIFSANQALLAARAGATYVSPFIGRLDDISSDGMKLIEDIAQIFKTYDIKTEIIAASVRHPVHVLTAAKLGAHIATVPYKVIMQMIKHPLTDAGIERFKEDWAKANLKI is encoded by the coding sequence ATGAAATTTTTTATTGACACGGCCAACATAGAGGAGATAAAAGAAGCCAACGAGCTGGGCGTCATATCGGGTGTTACCACAAACCCATCGTTGGTAGCAAAAGAAGGCAGAGACTTTATAGAGGTAATAAAGGAAATTGCGGAAATAGTAGATGGGCCCATAAGTGCAGAGGTCATAAGCGAAGATCATGAAGGAATGGTTCAGGAAGCAAGAAAATTAGCCGGTATTCACAAGAACATAGTCATAAAGATACCCATGACAGCAGAAGGATTAAAAGCAGTAAAAATACTTTCAAAAGAAGGGATAAAGACCAACGTCACGCTAATATTCAGTGCCAACCAGGCCTTGCTGGCAGCCCGGGCAGGTGCCACATATGTAAGCCCATTTATAGGCAGGTTAGACGACATAAGCAGTGACGGCATGAAGCTCATAGAAGATATAGCACAGATATTCAAAACTTACGACATAAAAACAGAGATCATAGCCGCCAGCGTAAGGCACCCCGTACACGTGCTCACGGCAGCAAAACTAGGTGCTCATATAGCCACAGTACCCTACAAAGTGATAATGCAGATGATAAAACATCCTCTGACGGACGCGGGGATTGAAAGGTTTAAAGAGGATTGGGCTAAGGCGAACCTGAAAATATGA
- a CDS encoding ABC transporter substrate-binding protein gives MRSKRNKKILFILVFIISIALVFSSCGQSSNKVSSNSVNKNNKNKQVTIRVQFWAGAEDRELWQQIAQNVTKKYPNISVKLETVDWNTYWQKLPAQVAGGTAADVIGIHWTKAHEYALRGALLPLDNYIKQQQLDVDDFDQNMFNELTYKGKVYALPYDYGVMLVFYNKDMFDKYKVPYPTNDNWTWNDMLEIAKKLTNPTNRDFGFALDGAWWSNMVYILSNGANYLVNNRTQVSFNDPKAIAAIQWFADLINVYHVAPTLSDLTANSLGDRWYAGHIGMYYDGPWSIINSKKNAKFNFAIAPKPLSPTTGKRTDYVQGSGFGIYSKTKYPEEAFKVVSYFTSKEALTLLAKNGRAFPARKSVQQAYYDGVKVDGLQHAMELSLADSIPAYITDNWTETDNFITQNVLQPIYFGKAKAADIIPKYDKQVRELSSKVVK, from the coding sequence ATGAGATCAAAAAGAAATAAAAAGATATTATTTATTTTAGTGTTTATTATTTCAATAGCATTGGTGTTTTCTAGCTGTGGTCAATCGAGTAACAAAGTATCCAGTAATTCAGTAAATAAAAATAATAAAAATAAACAAGTTACAATTAGAGTACAGTTTTGGGCTGGGGCTGAAGACAGAGAGTTATGGCAACAAATAGCTCAGAATGTAACTAAAAAATATCCGAATATAAGCGTAAAATTAGAAACTGTTGACTGGAACACTTATTGGCAAAAATTGCCCGCACAGGTTGCTGGTGGTACGGCAGCTGATGTTATAGGTATACACTGGACGAAAGCACACGAATATGCTTTAAGAGGTGCATTACTTCCATTAGATAATTATATAAAGCAGCAGCAGCTTGATGTTGATGATTTTGATCAAAATATGTTTAATGAACTAACCTACAAAGGGAAAGTATATGCGTTACCTTATGATTATGGAGTAATGTTAGTTTTTTATAATAAAGATATGTTTGACAAATATAAAGTGCCATATCCTACCAATGATAATTGGACCTGGAATGATATGTTGGAGATTGCTAAAAAGTTAACTAATCCTACAAACCGTGATTTTGGATTCGCGTTAGATGGTGCATGGTGGAGTAATATGGTATATATTCTATCAAATGGAGCTAATTATCTTGTCAATAATCGTACTCAGGTGTCTTTTAATGATCCTAAAGCCATTGCTGCAATTCAATGGTTTGCAGATCTTATAAATGTTTATCATGTTGCTCCTACTTTATCTGATTTAACTGCGAATTCACTTGGTGATCGATGGTACGCAGGTCATATTGGCATGTATTATGATGGTCCATGGAGCATTATAAACAGTAAGAAAAATGCTAAATTCAATTTTGCTATAGCACCTAAGCCCTTATCGCCAACAACAGGTAAAAGAACAGATTATGTCCAGGGTTCTGGTTTTGGAATATACTCTAAGACAAAATATCCAGAAGAAGCATTTAAAGTAGTTTCGTATTTTACTAGCAAAGAAGCATTAACGTTATTAGCAAAAAATGGTCGAGCATTTCCTGCCAGAAAAAGCGTACAACAAGCATATTATGACGGTGTCAAAGTTGACGGTCTTCAGCATGCGATGGAATTATCTCTGGCTGATAGCATACCTGCGTATATAACTGATAATTGGACAGAAACAGATAATTTTATAACTCAAAATGTCTTACAACCTATATACTTTGGAAAAGCAAAAGCTGCGGATATTATTCCTAAATATGATAAACAAGTAAGAGAATTGTCTTCTAAAGTAGTAAAATAA
- a CDS encoding carbohydrate ABC transporter permease: MTARQKKDMIAAYLFLLPNIIGFFAFTVGPVIASLLLSFFNWPVLNPPTFVGFKNYIDLVKDPMFKKALFNTLEYVVGYLPLNIIVSLLLGLWLSKDVKGIALYRTLFFLPVLSPGVAVASIWRWIYQPDYGLFNGLLKSIGINGPNWLGDTKVAMFSVILMSVWWGVGYNTVIFMAGIKAIPHTLYEAAEIDGANGIGKFFKITIPLLSPTLFFGIVMTLITSFQVFDQIYIMTNGGPMNATTTLVMYIFQNGFQFFKMGYAAAMSWILFMIIFILTLIQLRLQKNWVTYDI; this comes from the coding sequence GTGACAGCTCGGCAAAAAAAGGATATGATTGCTGCCTATTTGTTTTTATTGCCTAATATAATTGGTTTTTTTGCTTTTACAGTAGGTCCTGTTATAGCATCGCTCTTGTTAAGCTTTTTTAATTGGCCTGTTCTAAATCCGCCTACGTTTGTGGGATTTAAAAATTATATAGATCTTGTTAAAGATCCTATGTTTAAAAAAGCACTATTTAATACATTAGAGTATGTGGTTGGATATTTACCATTGAATATAATAGTATCTTTATTGTTAGGATTGTGGCTAAGCAAGGATGTAAAAGGGATAGCTTTGTATAGAACTTTGTTTTTTTTGCCAGTATTATCACCAGGAGTAGCTGTAGCTTCTATATGGAGGTGGATATATCAACCTGACTATGGTTTATTTAATGGTTTGTTGAAAAGTATAGGCATAAATGGGCCTAATTGGCTTGGTGATACGAAAGTTGCTATGTTTTCTGTAATATTGATGAGCGTTTGGTGGGGCGTTGGTTACAATACGGTTATTTTTATGGCAGGTATTAAAGCTATTCCTCATACATTATATGAAGCTGCTGAAATAGATGGGGCTAATGGTATTGGTAAATTCTTCAAAATAACCATACCGTTGCTTTCACCTACCTTATTTTTTGGAATAGTAATGACGCTTATAACATCTTTTCAAGTATTTGATCAAATTTATATAATGACAAATGGTGGTCCTATGAATGCAACTACAACACTTGTTATGTATATTTTCCAAAATGGTTTCCAATTCTTTAAAATGGGTTATGCAGCTGCGATGTCGTGGATATTGTTTATGATCATCTTTATATTAACTTTGATTCAGTTAAGATTGCAGAAAAATTGGGTGACATATGATATATGA